The DNA window ccaggcccatgtaggcgtcggcgagtagtgatgacatgaggtgccagcgtcatggcaacagctacaaccagtgggtggagcactgtatGGTTTGCGGAGTCCCAGGCCAGTGcctgctgaggcataaaaacctcaaaaaaaattaattctttacacatacCAATTCAAGTAACAAAAAACTAtttgatagagctagaaaaaataataacaaaattcatctggaagaacaaaaagtcaagaatatcaagagaattaatgaaaagaaatacaaaggaaggtggcctagcaataccagatctcaatctatattataaagcagtaatcatcaaaactaacTGGTACTAAGAAACAAAGTAGTGGATCAATAGAATAGATAAGgtacagaagacacagtagtaaatgaccatagtaacctaatgtttgataaacttaAGACCCCAGCCTTTAGTTTAAGAATTCACTATTGgggaaaaactgctgggaaaactataaAACAACAGGATCAAACCAGGTCAATATCTCAcaacatataccaagataaggtcataATGGTTTagacatgatttagacataaagtataacaccataagcaaatcagaagagcaaggaaggaatagtctacccgtcagatctatggaaaagggaagaattcatgaccaaatgagatagagaacattacaaaatgtaaaatagagaattttgattgtattaaatttgaaagcttttgcacaaataaaaccaatgcaaccaagattagagggaaaacagaaagctggaaaacaatctttacagcaagtatctctgataaaagcctcatttatgtattttatatagatatagatatagatatagatatagatatagatatagatatagatatagatatagatatagatatagatatagatatagatatagatatagatatagatatagatatagatatagatatagatatagatatagatatagatatagatatagatatagagagaggtcaaatttataagaatacaagtcattgcccaattgataaatggtcaaaggataggagcaggcagttttcagataaataaaacaaagttatttatagtcatctgaagaagtgctctaaatcaactattgattagaaaaatgcaaattaaaacaactctgtggtaccaaTTGAAACCTATGAAATTGACtgatataacaaaaaaaagggaaatgataaatattggattggatgtggggaaattgggacattaatggtggagttgtgaactgatccaaccattctagacagcaatttggaactatgcccaaagggcaaccaaattATGCATAcccagggtggctaggtggtgcagtggataaagcaccagcccaggattcaggagtacctgagttcaaatctggcctcagacacttgacacttaccagctgtgtgaccctgggcaagtcacttaacccccattgccctgcccaaaaaaccaaacaaaaaaaacccaaccaaattgtgcatacctttgattcagtaataccactgcttggtctatatcccaaatagatcataaaaatgggaaagggacTTACATGTGTAAAAAATTTATAGCTGCACTTTTCAttgtggcaaaatattggaaattgaagagatgtacatcaattgggaatggcagAAAAAGTAGCAGTGTATGAATGAAAAGGAagactattgtgcaataagaaatgataagctggcagatttcagaaaaacctgcaaagacttgtatgcaaagtgaaatgagcagaatcaggaaaacattgtacacagtatcagcaacattgtgtgatgatcaaccatgacagctcttctcagcaacagaatgatccaagacaagtacaaagaactcacaatggaaaatgctatccacatccagataaagaactgatggactctgactgtagatcaaagcatacttttttcacttactttttttgtttctttttcttttgatatgtTTCGTCTTTTACAACCATGACTcccatggaaatatattttacataattgcatatatataatctaaataaaatggcctactattttaggaagaggggaggagagggagggagaaaaatttggaactcaaaatcttgtaaaaattaatgctaaaaattgttgACATACAACtaggaaaaatactattaaaattgaatatgaaattgaaaaaataaagaaaatagaaataaaaaccaatactaaataaaaatactcttctttttttttttttgtggggcaatgggggttaagtgacttgctcagggtcacacagctagtaagtgtcaagtgtctgaggccagatttgaactcaggtactcctgaatccagggccggtgctttatccactgcgccacctagccaccccctactcttcattttttaaaaagtgaattggtCTATAAGTTATATGTAAAAGTACAAGTTACTTACTATGGAGTTTTACTGCATTTTCTTGCCATCAAATTGCTTGGtagaaatataatagaaaaaaatcctaGGTTAAAATTAAATGATTACTTAATATATAACAGATTTATACagtttttagaaaaattaaataaatattgagACTGCTTTTTCCTATTTTGTTGCATAGGGGGCAAGTTTTGTTTGGCACACTggattaaacttttaaaaaatgaaaataaagttagtgcggttgtcatttttttcccttttttttttattaaaaattttttttttagatctatCGCATCATAGAAGGCAATGACTATCTGAGGGCATTTCATGTTTGCTTCCTTGGCCAGCACCAAGTCGGCCTCATCAGAATCTTTCCACTTCATGAGAAACATCAGCTCTCCACTGCTGTCTGTAGCACCAATGATTCGTTCTGGATTAAGGCCCGGAGCAAAGGCTCGTGGCTTGTTGGCCGACTCACACTTCTTGGACTTGCAGTAAGCCGACTCACTGTCCGATAAGGACTTTCTCTTGGCGCTGTCTTTTTCTTTGCTGGCCTTCTGAGAATTCGGAAACGCTTCCATCAGCTTGGGGCAATCCGAGTTCTCAGGATTCCAGGTGCTGTTGGAGTCTGTGAACCCTTCCACTTTAAGAAATATTCCACTTTCCCTTTGACCACTAGCCAGTCCAGCACCTTCTCCAACACAAATTCCTTGGGCTCTGCTTCTTCTACTTTCTTACTCTTGCCATTCTCTTTCCCATCTTTTACAATGTAGTTTTATTGGAGGCCATTTTTATTGCAGACTTGAAGAGCTTTTATTCACCCCCACTTTGGGCCGCTACTGCTGCCGCTGCCGGCCTGCATGCGTGCATGAGGGAGTGCGTTCCCTGCCAGTGACCTGCCCTGCTGTTGGCATTTCAATTACGTGTTGTAGGTGGGCAAAATTGAGATGAAGAGTGGAAACCGTGTTATTAGGAGGAAAAtcagaaaacacaaaaaagatcTTGTGCCTTTTGCCATTCATTGTCTCTGTAATACTTCcatctattaaaaaattaaagtatcaTTCACATTATGAATCAATTGCTGGTGAAGATCTTTTCTGGATTCTAATTTACAGCACCCATCCAGGAAATCCTGACTATAAAGACAAGGCTTCCTCAAACAGCCAAATATCATATTCACAatctatgttttatttaaatttgctTTCTGGTTGTTTCAAGTTCAAATTTTGGtaggtatgtgtgcatatgtggcCCATTTAGGTTATGTTTGTCTACATGACTACATTTAGATGTGGCTGATAGGGAGGCATCAATAGTTATCTTTAGAATCTCCTCTGTCCTTCGacaagggagactttgattcttGCCAGGAGGGGAGGCAGGAGATTAGCACCCTCAGGCTCTCCATTCTCCTCTCTTTAGAATTAGGTTTATTCATCCTCCTAAATATTgttagtgtaacaattggagtgatgccacctgctggagagctactgtaagaaagctccacCACGACGAGAAGGAGtatgagggcaagccatgcggcttagAAGGTcatttccttggtgtcaggaagtaacatttgcccATGgatactgtcaatcaaggctaccaggcaattagcttggagctctgtgtgagtgtgtggatgggatgttcccggtttcacaggaggcttgtgggacaaagaaggggtgaggcttgcTTTCTTGCTCTCTTTCGTGAGGACCTCAgcgggggagaggagctggagacattggctccctgagatagatagctgaatctaggcctctttttctctctcttcaccaaattcttattctccttaataaatgcttaaaagtctaaactcttggggcagctaggtggcgcagtggatagagcaccagccctggattcaggagtacctgagttcaaatccagcctcagacacttgacacttgctagctgtgtgaccttgggcaagtcacttaacccccattgccccgcaaaaaaaagtctaaactcttgctaaagcttataatttatttgcaACAACttattacatattttagacagactaactaggattttagccccttacattattttaggggaaagaattttaaaatttaagcttAACTCCTTATTGCAATCCTTTAATGGGGGTGTGCCCCAAGCTACATATCAAAAGGTTTGactcctttcccaccaaataccagttatACAAAGACCACAAATAGGtagcaaataaacccatttatccaaaatGAATCCAAGATGAATCCAAAAAGTTatccataaataaaaatataccagacaatacacagTCCTCCCATTGAGAACAAGTTATCTCAGTTTAACCAAAAGAGAATCCTAGATCTCACTCATGGAGAAATTTCTCCAAATCTCTAGTGTGATAAGTTGGGGATAAGAACATGATTGAGTTGCAAGCTCTTCTACATGTTGGCTTCTTCACAGTCTTTTTCTTCCCTCAGGAACTTCTATCTGAAGAGAATCTAGAAGCaatcaaaaaggactttcaaaataaagagaggtagaggaaaaattgggaagagaaatgagagtgatgcagaaaaatcatggaaaaagagTCAACAATTTGATAAAGGAGAcaccaaaaaatactgaagaaaataacatcttaaaaaacagactaggccaaatgataaaagaggtacaaaaagcaaatgagaatgcattaaaaagcagaattggaaaattggaaaaagaggcacaaaaattcactgaggaaaaaaaaaactccttaaaattgaccaaatgaaaaggaaggtacaaaagctcactgaagaaaataattccttaaaaattagaattgaacaaatggaagctaatatctttgagacatcaagaaacaaccaaacaaaaccaaaagaatgaaaaaatagaagataatgtgaaatatctcattggaaaaacaactgacatggaaaatggatccatgagaaataattttaaaatgattggactacctgaaattcaTGATAatgagcttagatatcatctttcaagaaattatcaaggaaaactgtcctgatattctggaactagagggtaaaatagaaatggaaagaatccatctcctgaaaaagatcccaaaatgaaaacctccaggaatattatagccaaatttcatgagctcccaggtaaaggagataatattgcaagcatccagaaagaaggaattcaagtgtcctggagccacagtcagtataacacaagatatagcagcttctacattaaaggatgtgaaggcttagaatatgctattccggaaggcaaaggagctaggattacaaccaagaatcacctaactagtaaaactgagtataatccttgggggggggggaatggacaTTCattaaaatagaggactttggaACATTCTTTATGAAAAGGctagagttgaatagaaaatatgatgtTAAAATACAagtctcaagagaagcataaaaaggtaaaccaaagagaaatcataagggacttaatacagttaaagtgtttacattcctacatggggaaaatgatacttgtaactcgtaagaactttctcattattagggtagttagaaggagtatatatagacagagtgctcaggtgtgagttgaatgtgataacattttaaaaaataaaattaaggggtgagagaggaatgcactggga is part of the Dromiciops gliroides isolate mDroGli1 chromosome 4, mDroGli1.pri, whole genome shotgun sequence genome and encodes:
- the LOC122754877 gene encoding LOW QUALITY PROTEIN: chromobox protein homolog 3-like (The sequence of the model RefSeq protein was modified relative to this genomic sequence to represent the inferred CDS: inserted 1 base in 1 codon), with the protein product MQAGSGSNGKENGKSKKVEEAEPKEFVLEKVLDWLVVKGKVEYFLKWXGFTDSNSTWNPENSDCPKLMEAFPNSQKASKEKDSAKRKSLSDSESAYCKSKKCESANKPRAFAPGLNPERIIGATDSSGELMFLMKWKDSDEADLVLAKEANMKCPQIVIAFYDVASRGVVVNFYRLMRADFCIPNRIPSSTTFLCRLVRLHHLQLAPPPPTPQPGTHLNRGVMGREEVEGGDRRETWRRERTVEERPPPVTWPSDVGSGAPASSADPPSQRAERARLCPRL